DNA from Thermoplasmata archaeon:
CTGCTTGACCATGTAGTCCAGGGAGAACTGCAGGAGCGCCTGGTCGAGCCGCACGAGGTCGCCCATCATGTAGACGAACCCGGCGCCCGCGATCTTCCGCGCCCTCTCGAAGTCCGCGAGCCGGAGCGCCTCGAGGAGCTCCCCGTGGGGCTTGAGCTCGAAATCCGGCCTCTTCGGCGTGCCCCACGTCGCGACCTCCACGTTCTCCGTGTCGTCCTTGCCCACGGGGACGCTCTCGTGGAGCAGGTTCGGCAGTCGCAGGAGGCCGTTGCGGACCTTCGCCTCGAGCTCGGCGGCAGCGGCGTCGAGGGCCGCGATCTGCTTCGGGAGCCCGGCCGCCTCCTTCCGCAGCGCCGCGGTGTCCTTCTTCCCCTTCTTCGCGTCCGCGATGGCCCGCGTGATTTCGTTCCGGCGCTTCTTGAGTCCGTCCGCCGCGGCGAGGGAGGAACGCCATTCCTGGTCCCATCGGACCACGTCGTCTAGGAGGCGCTCCTTGTCCGCGGCGCCGCGTTTCTTCAGGTCCTTGCGGACCAGTTCGGGATGATCGCGGATCAGGCGGATGTCCAGCACGGAGGAACCGAAGGGGTGGACCGTATTTGTAGGTTATCCGGCTCCCCGGGTCGCGGGACCAAGTGTGTACCGGCTGATAACGGCCGGAGACCCCTTATATAACGCACTCGCGCAGGGGGAACCTGGGTGCACGGTGTCCCGACCCCGTCCGGCTCTCCTGGCTGCCGCGTTCCTCGTGTTGTTCGCGGTCATCGCGAACCTCGCCTGGGCCACGGCGATTACCACGTCGGGTCCGTGGTACGACGCGACCGTGAGCGCGGACGTGTACCTCCTCGCCGGAGGAATCGGCGCCCTCCTGGCGGTCGTCCTCGTCCTCGAGGCATCCCGATCCGCGGCCTCCCTCGACGCCTCGATGCGCCGCGTCGACCGCCGCATCGCGCTCCTGCGGGTCAAGGCCAGGTCCAACGCGGGCTCGAATTCGGCGCCCTCCCCGAACGATCCGTTGGATGACCTCGACGGAGATCTGGAAGTCGATGGGTCCGGGGACTCAGGTTCCGCTTCGCTCGTCCGCATTGAACGGGAGGGGCACGACACGCTGGTCCCTCTGCCGTCCGCGCGCGAGGTTGTGCGGTCGGGTGCCGCGGCGGAGGTCCTGCGGCAGCTCGTCACGGAGCGAGTCGCGCTCCGGGAGGCGCGCGCGCGAATGTGGTCGACTACCGTCGGGCCTGTCGCTCTCTGCGTGGTCTTCCTTGCAATCGCAGGCCCTATGCTTCCCGGCTCCGGTCCGTTCGCCGCGGCTCACTACCAGTTGAACACGACGCTCGTCCTGTTCCTATCGTACGGCCTCGCGCCACTCGTCGCGTGGTCCGTGATCGGCCTGGGGATGCTGGGTGCCCTCGGACGGCGCCCGTCCCAGTCGCAGGTGTAGAACATCCTCGCGAGTCGCAAGCGGCTCCGTCGAGAATTCTCGATGAAACGCTTATGCGCTCGAAGGCCGATGGCGCGTTCGGTTGATGGGAACTCCCGATTGGAACGCCCGAGGCCGTCTCGATTCGTCCGCGTCCCGGCGTGAGCTCCGCGGCTGGCACCGCGTGGCGAGGCGGCCGAAGCGCACGGCAGCGGTTCTGGGTGGCCTGGTCGCCTTCGGCCTCCTCCTCCGATTCGTGACGTTCAACAGCTGGGGCATCGTGTACGACGGCGCCGTGATGAGCGTCATGGGCGAGTCCTTCGCCCTGCACGGCGAGTTCCTCGTCCCGTACGCCGCGGTCCCGACCCTGTACCACCACTACCCGCCCCTGTATCCCATGTACCTGAGTCTCTTCTACCGGGTGCTCGGCTTCTCGATCGTCTCGACGAAGGTCGCGGACCTCGTCCTGTCCGCCGTGCTCGTCGCGGTGGTCTGGTTCACGACCCGCGATTTCCTCGGCCCGAGGAAGGCGTGGTACGCCGCCGCGTTCGTCTCCCTGGAGCCCATGTTCCTCATGACGAGCCTCATCGGCTACTCCGAGGAGCTCGTGGGGATCTGCTTCGTCCTGACCGCGTGGGCTGCCGTCAAGGGCCTCCGCGACCTGCCGTACCTGGCGCTCGCGGGACTGTTCGCGGGCCTCGGCTTCCTCGCGAAGGCGTCCATCGGCTGGGTCTTCGTCGTGACGCTGGTCATGGGCTTCCTCTGGATCCGTCGCACGCGGGGCTGGTGGATCCTGCGGGACAAGTGGTTCCTGACCGGCACCGGGATCTTCGTCCTCCTCGCGGGCGGGTGGACCCTCCGTAACCTTGCGGTCTACGGCTGGCCCCATTGGGACACCTCCACGTACCTCGACGCGGTGTACAGTTACGGCATCGGCCACCCCGCCCTCCTGGCGGAGGCCCTCGTCGTCAAGGTGCCCCTCTTCCTCCTGTTCTTCCTCCTGTACGGGGGGCTGTTCCTCCCCGAGCTGCGCCTCTCCCGACGGGCCGCGGTCGGCGAGGCCACGGGCCTCCTCTGGACGATCATCGGCTCCACGTTCCTCATGGGCTGGATGGTCTCCTCGTTCTTCTGGACCGTCGAGCAGACGCCGCTCTGGTGGTGGGACAACCTGCGGTACGTCGTGATTACCGCCCCGCTCATCCTGTGGCTCGTGCTCCGGGAGACGGAGCCACGGTGGTCCTTCACCCGAGCCCCTTCGACGGACCTCCGGAGTTTCTCCAAACGGTTCGCCGTCCTCATGGCCGTGTTCCTCGCCATCGGCCTGGCGATCGTCGCCTTCCCGGCGCCGTACCCCCAGATGGCGGTCATGCAGAACCTGGACGCCTATCTCCAGCCTGGGGCCGTGGTGGGCGTGGACGGGATTTCCCCGGAGACGATCCTCCCGTACATCTCGGTTCCGAACGTGTCCGTGATCCCGTATCACGGCGGCCTCGCCGCGGCGTACATCCTCTCCGCGACCTCGTCCGTCTACTCGGGGTTCATCCACGTGACGACGATTCATTCGGGGGACATGCTCGGAGAGGCGTTCGCCTGCTCGCTCTGGGCTCGCGCGGGGACGGCACTCGCGGACGCGGCCTCGTGATCCCGCGTTCGGCGTCATCGAGCCGCGGCCGTAGTCGGCCCGGCGCCTGTGGCGAGAACCGGGCATGCCAAACCAAAACCCTATGAGGTCCCGTCGTCTCGCACGCGGCGGACGGTGGGCAATGGCATCCCGGAGGCTCGGCCGCGTACTCCTGATCCTCGGAGTCATCCTGATCGTGGGCGGCCTGTTCGCCCTGTTCTACGCCACCCTTCCCGCGGGGGTGCAGGAGACCGCGCCGATTGCCGCGAACGACCCGACGACCGAGTACTTCAACGAGTACTCCTTCGGCGTCCTGGCGGGAGGGACCGTGCAGGGAACGTTCTCCGTGGTGAACGGGACGCCGGTCACCGTGTTCGTGTTCAACGACGCGGACTACAACTCGTATATGAACGGCCAGAACCTCACCGGGCTCTACACCGTCACGGCGGTCAACGGTACGCTGAACCTCCAAGTCCCGGGCTGGAACACGTACCACATCGTCTTCGCCCACGGCCCTGGCTACGGGTCCGTGGAGCAGGACGTGGCCGTGGACTTGACGAGCACGGGGATTGATCCGACGTTCTTCCTCGGCGGGCTCGTGGCCGCGGGGATCGGCGCCCTGCTCGTTGTCTTCGGAGTGCGGCAGGCACGCCGGTCCAGGGCGCAGGGGCCCTCGGGCGTGCTTGACAGCCGCGCCACGTACTTGCCGCAGCCCGTGCCGCCGGTCGG
Protein-coding regions in this window:
- a CDS encoding glycosyltransferase family 39 protein, whose protein sequence is MGTPDWNARGRLDSSASRRELRGWHRVARRPKRTAAVLGGLVAFGLLLRFVTFNSWGIVYDGAVMSVMGESFALHGEFLVPYAAVPTLYHHYPPLYPMYLSLFYRVLGFSIVSTKVADLVLSAVLVAVVWFTTRDFLGPRKAWYAAAFVSLEPMFLMTSLIGYSEELVGICFVLTAWAAVKGLRDLPYLALAGLFAGLGFLAKASIGWVFVVTLVMGFLWIRRTRGWWILRDKWFLTGTGIFVLLAGGWTLRNLAVYGWPHWDTSTYLDAVYSYGIGHPALLAEALVVKVPLFLLFFLLYGGLFLPELRLSRRAAVGEATGLLWTIIGSTFLMGWMVSSFFWTVEQTPLWWWDNLRYVVITAPLILWLVLRETEPRWSFTRAPSTDLRSFSKRFAVLMAVFLAIGLAIVAFPAPYPQMAVMQNLDAYLQPGAVVGVDGISPETILPYISVPNVSVIPYHGGLAAAYILSATSSVYSGFIHVTTIHSGDMLGEAFACSLWARAGTALADAAS